The Nitrospira tepida genome includes a window with the following:
- a CDS encoding hemerythrin domain-containing protein, producing the protein MAHTPSQAVANSVVELLKEDHEKVKGLFAEYEEADSSRKQDIAETALQDLEVHAELEEKLIYPAVREAIDDDALMNEAIEEHHLVHVSIKELKKLKPGDAKFDAKFKVLGELVKHHIKEEEGEMLPQAEEADIDWDVLGAKVMKRREQLFSKTDASARGGGKRKSRS; encoded by the coding sequence ATGGCCCACACACCATCACAGGCGGTCGCCAACTCCGTGGTCGAGCTGCTCAAGGAGGACCATGAAAAGGTCAAGGGATTGTTCGCGGAGTATGAGGAGGCCGACTCCAGCCGAAAGCAGGATATCGCCGAAACCGCGCTTCAGGACCTGGAGGTGCATGCGGAACTGGAGGAGAAGCTCATCTATCCCGCTGTTCGCGAGGCGATTGACGACGATGCGCTAATGAACGAAGCGATCGAGGAACATCATCTGGTCCATGTGTCGATCAAAGAGCTCAAGAAGCTCAAGCCTGGTGATGCGAAATTCGACGCCAAGTTCAAGGTGCTCGGGGAGCTGGTCAAGCATCACATTAAGGAAGAGGAAGGTGAAATGTTGCCTCAGGCCGAGGAGGCCGACATCGATTGGGACGTTCTCGGAGCCAAGGTCATGAAGCGGCGGGAGCAGTTATTCTCCAAAACAGATGCCTCGGCACGGGGAGGGGGGAAGCGCAAGAGTCGGTCGTGA
- a CDS encoding DNA topoisomerase VI subunit B produces the protein MAKSKPPASPSASASISTSPIAPTAAKKSAPAASRTAQAVTAVEMGSRQREISVSEFFTKNRHLLGFDNPRKALLTCVKEAVDNALDACEEAGILPDVLVKIEVASHGEPPPPASQATRFRITVADNGPGIVREQIPKIFAKLLYGSKFHRLRMSRGQQGIGISAAGMYGQLTTGKPVKIISRTSPRSTAHYFEVQIDTKKNEPLILEKKQIDWDQPRGTQVTLEVEGRYQKGRASVDEYVEQTIIANPHVKLTYLTPEGESKTYPRTYHELPPSPREIKPHPYGIEFGMMLKMLHDTKSHSVAGFLASDFCRVSPALAEEICKTAKVSPDAKPRSIHGHAAEILYKTIQTTKIMAPPTNCLSPIGEKAILSGLYKQIKGEFYTAVSRPPAVYRGNPFIIEAGLAYGRGPEEAAKAQKAVEQPRAEGEHQDEDQELARVIRYANRVPLLYQQSACATFKAVLDTTWRNYGIPQSRGALPAGPMVIFVHMASVWVPFTSESKEAIADYDEIRKEITLALRECGRRLGLFMRRRDRAESEFRRRNIFELYIEEVVEACNRLKGGKLPKEKLKAQLQKIATSRTGGTKTDEVLGKTGAGPEGLPHSIVVTAEGVEGELSVVDEAAAATEPAPSGSPGPSTEVGPDEEEAATEVSQPKTSRKGANPVPGRDKKAAKLKGKAAQLPLFSGDGQTGKRTSLATGKSGKTRGANRSPRKGK, from the coding sequence ATGGCCAAGAGCAAGCCGCCCGCATCACCCTCCGCCTCCGCATCGATATCCACATCTCCGATTGCCCCAACCGCTGCCAAGAAGTCCGCGCCAGCCGCGAGCCGAACGGCCCAGGCCGTGACGGCGGTGGAGATGGGATCGCGGCAGCGCGAGATTTCCGTTTCCGAGTTCTTTACGAAGAATCGGCACCTGCTGGGATTTGACAACCCGCGCAAGGCCTTGCTGACCTGCGTGAAGGAAGCCGTCGATAATGCGCTGGACGCCTGCGAGGAAGCGGGGATTCTTCCCGACGTGCTGGTGAAGATCGAAGTGGCCTCGCACGGGGAACCGCCGCCGCCGGCCAGCCAAGCCACTCGGTTTCGGATCACCGTCGCTGACAATGGGCCGGGCATCGTCCGCGAGCAGATCCCAAAAATTTTCGCCAAGCTGCTCTACGGCTCGAAGTTCCACCGCCTGCGCATGAGCCGGGGCCAGCAGGGCATCGGCATCTCCGCGGCCGGCATGTACGGACAATTGACCACCGGGAAGCCGGTCAAGATCATCTCCCGCACCAGCCCTCGTTCGACCGCGCATTATTTCGAAGTGCAGATCGACACCAAGAAGAACGAGCCGCTGATTCTGGAGAAAAAGCAGATTGACTGGGACCAGCCCCGCGGCACGCAGGTCACGTTGGAGGTCGAAGGCCGCTACCAAAAGGGACGGGCGTCGGTCGATGAATATGTGGAGCAGACGATCATCGCCAACCCACACGTGAAGCTCACATATCTGACGCCGGAAGGGGAGTCGAAAACCTATCCCCGGACGTATCACGAATTGCCGCCCTCGCCCCGCGAGATCAAGCCGCATCCCTACGGCATCGAGTTCGGGATGATGCTGAAGATGCTCCACGACACCAAAAGCCATTCGGTGGCCGGCTTTCTCGCGAGCGATTTCTGCCGGGTGTCGCCCGCGCTGGCCGAGGAGATCTGCAAGACGGCGAAGGTCTCGCCCGACGCCAAGCCCCGGTCCATTCACGGCCATGCGGCGGAAATTCTGTACAAGACGATTCAGACGACCAAGATCATGGCGCCGCCGACCAACTGCCTCTCGCCTATCGGCGAGAAGGCGATTCTGTCTGGCCTGTATAAGCAGATCAAGGGCGAGTTCTATACGGCGGTCAGCCGGCCGCCGGCCGTGTACCGGGGCAATCCCTTCATCATCGAAGCGGGCTTGGCCTATGGGCGGGGACCGGAAGAAGCAGCCAAGGCCCAGAAGGCCGTCGAGCAGCCGCGCGCGGAAGGGGAGCATCAGGACGAGGACCAGGAACTGGCCCGGGTGATCCGGTACGCCAACCGCGTGCCATTGCTCTATCAACAGTCGGCCTGCGCCACCTTCAAGGCAGTGCTCGACACGACCTGGCGCAACTACGGCATCCCTCAGTCCCGCGGGGCGCTCCCAGCCGGGCCGATGGTGATCTTCGTCCACATGGCCTCAGTGTGGGTCCCGTTTACCAGCGAATCCAAAGAGGCGATCGCCGATTACGACGAGATCAGGAAGGAAATCACGCTGGCCCTGCGCGAATGCGGCCGGCGGCTCGGCTTGTTCATGCGGCGCCGGGATCGGGCCGAGAGCGAATTCCGGCGGCGCAACATCTTCGAACTCTATATCGAGGAAGTCGTCGAAGCCTGTAACCGGCTCAAAGGCGGGAAGCTGCCCAAGGAGAAACTCAAAGCTCAGCTCCAGAAGATCGCCACGTCTCGCACCGGTGGAACCAAGACCGATGAGGTCCTCGGTAAGACCGGCGCCGGACCAGAAGGGTTGCCCCACTCGATCGTCGTGACGGCGGAAGGGGTGGAAGGGGAACTCTCCGTGGTGGACGAAGCGGCTGCGGCGACGGAACCGGCCCCATCAGGCTCCCCTGGCCCATCTACCGAGGTCGGCCCAGATGAAGAGGAAGCTGCGACGGAAGTGTCGCAGCCAAAGACAAGCCGGAAGGGTGCAAACCCCGTCCCGGGTAGGGACAAGAAGGCCGCAAAGCTGAAGGGCAAGGCAGCGCAATTGCCTCTCTTCTCCGGCGACGGACAGACCGGCAAACGGACTAGCCTCGCAACCGGCAAATCCGGCAAGACTCGCGGAGCCAATCGGTCTCCGCGCAAAGGGAAGTAG
- a CDS encoding TIGR03545 family protein, whose protein sequence is MGRWIRWQGVVAFVVVAGLVAAVWFLLVDRAVERLIEQAGTAAVGAKVELDQADITLIPLGVTLSRLQVTNPDEPMTNAVEIARIAGSLDGLNLLRRKVIIEEVALDGVRFHTQRTTSGALTEQPKQPDGIPSKTGELFALPDIRLHDPKDILAKELDGLKSLSLADQLRAEVETEKEKWKQRIAELPDRAKLDEYKKRIEGLKSSGKGGLGEILGGVAEVQKIQEELKRDLDRLTGAKKDLEQTVASLKQRAGDIAKTPQEDVKRLMERYSLSGQGLANLTRALFAGPLAGYVETALRWHQRLEPLLSRSTEGKAEAIEVEVVKPLRGKGVDVRFKERAPLPDFLVRTARASVEVPAGMIRGTVKNITPDQPILGSPMTFSFAGEQLKGLESVTLDGTVNRVNRAKPKDTAQVKVAAYRLEHLGLGGEGAPVTLKQGLADLDVKASLEGRRIDATVGSRVRSVQMAVGGKLGAGPVGEAIAGALADIQTFRVNAEIAGVREQYEVRLDSDLDQVLKDAVGRQAKAQIAKLEGQLRVAIDEKVEAKLSDVRRNLGGFDPILQDLVGRLNLGKDILKLGTGGIGGKSGLHLPF, encoded by the coding sequence GTGGGCAGGTGGATCAGGTGGCAGGGTGTAGTCGCCTTTGTGGTGGTGGCCGGCCTTGTTGCCGCCGTGTGGTTCCTGCTGGTGGACCGGGCGGTGGAGCGGCTCATCGAACAGGCCGGCACGGCCGCCGTCGGTGCCAAGGTCGAATTGGACCAGGCCGACATTACGCTCATTCCACTGGGGGTCACGCTCTCGCGCCTCCAGGTCACCAATCCTGACGAGCCGATGACCAATGCCGTCGAGATCGCGCGGATCGCCGGCTCGCTCGATGGGCTCAATCTGCTGCGCCGCAAGGTGATCATCGAAGAAGTGGCCCTGGACGGAGTACGGTTTCACACGCAACGCACCACATCCGGGGCCCTTACCGAGCAGCCGAAGCAGCCGGACGGTATCCCATCCAAGACCGGCGAGTTGTTTGCCCTGCCGGACATCCGGTTGCATGACCCCAAGGATATCCTCGCGAAGGAACTGGATGGGTTGAAGTCCCTGAGTCTGGCGGATCAGCTCCGCGCGGAAGTCGAAACCGAGAAGGAGAAATGGAAACAACGGATCGCCGAATTGCCGGACAGGGCCAAGCTTGACGAGTACAAGAAACGGATCGAAGGCTTGAAGTCCTCGGGGAAAGGCGGACTGGGCGAGATCTTGGGCGGTGTCGCAGAAGTCCAAAAGATCCAGGAGGAGCTGAAACGCGATCTGGATCGGCTCACTGGCGCCAAGAAGGATCTCGAACAGACGGTGGCGTCGCTCAAGCAACGAGCCGGCGACATTGCCAAGACCCCGCAGGAAGATGTGAAGCGTCTGATGGAGCGATACTCTCTCTCCGGCCAGGGTCTGGCCAATCTCACCCGTGCCTTGTTCGCCGGGCCACTGGCCGGTTATGTCGAGACGGCCCTTCGGTGGCATCAGCGGTTGGAGCCCCTGCTTTCGCGATCGACTGAAGGCAAGGCAGAGGCGATCGAGGTGGAGGTGGTGAAGCCGCTCCGTGGAAAGGGCGTGGATGTTCGGTTCAAGGAGCGGGCGCCGCTCCCGGATTTTTTGGTCCGAACCGCTCGCGCGTCCGTGGAAGTTCCCGCCGGGATGATCAGGGGAACGGTCAAGAACATTACACCCGATCAACCGATTCTCGGATCGCCGATGACCTTCTCCTTTGCGGGGGAGCAGCTTAAGGGGCTGGAATCCGTGACGCTCGACGGGACCGTCAATCGGGTGAACCGGGCCAAGCCCAAGGATACGGCACAGGTGAAGGTGGCGGCCTATCGGCTCGAGCATCTGGGGCTGGGCGGTGAGGGCGCGCCGGTGACGTTGAAGCAGGGCCTGGCCGATCTTGATGTGAAGGCCTCCCTTGAAGGCCGTAGGATCGATGCGACGGTCGGTTCGCGGGTTCGGTCCGTGCAAATGGCTGTGGGAGGAAAACTGGGCGCCGGGCCAGTCGGGGAGGCGATCGCCGGAGCGCTTGCGGATATCCAAACCTTTCGGGTCAACGCCGAGATCGCTGGAGTCCGGGAACAGTATGAGGTCCGGCTCGATTCTGACCTCGATCAGGTCTTGAAGGATGCGGTCGGCCGACAGGCCAAGGCTCAGATCGCCAAGCTCGAAGGACAACTACGGGTGGCTATTGATGAGAAGGTCGAGGCGAAGCTGAGCGACGTGCGGAGAAACCTTGGCGGCTTCGATCCGATCCTTCAGGACTTGGTCGGTCGCCTCAATCTGGGGAAGGACATCCTGAAGTTGGGCACGGGTGGGATCGGAGGCAAGTCAGGCCTTCACCTGCCGTTCTAG
- the bamE gene encoding outer membrane protein assembly factor BamE domain-containing protein: MMKSSKIVLGWCLSVGLFGGLAGCGSDRAEIKEDRLTVGKVQGEIKVGMSAAQVAELLGSPNIVTTDDKRREVWIYDKVSTDRVDTRSSSFASLIILGTSSQDSSSSQRQRTLTIIIKYDEDKQVRDFAYNATQF; the protein is encoded by the coding sequence ATGATGAAATCGAGCAAGATCGTGCTGGGATGGTGTCTGTCGGTCGGGCTATTCGGAGGGTTGGCAGGCTGCGGATCGGACCGGGCTGAAATCAAGGAAGACCGGTTAACCGTCGGGAAGGTCCAGGGGGAGATCAAGGTCGGCATGTCCGCCGCGCAGGTTGCGGAGCTGCTGGGTTCACCGAACATCGTGACAACCGACGATAAACGCCGCGAAGTCTGGATTTACGACAAGGTCTCCACGGACCGCGTCGATACCCGCAGTTCCTCCTTCGCCAGCCTGATCATCCTGGGGACCAGTTCTCAGGACAGCTCCAGCTCACAACGCCAACGCACGCTCACCATCATCATCAAGTACGACGAAGACAAGCAGGTCCGGGACTTTGCCTACAACGCCACGCAGTTCTAG
- a CDS encoding TPM domain-containing protein — protein sequence MRTERMLMFTDADRERIKQAVEQAEAGTSGEIVPMVVAASARYREAGFRTGLILAWLTLAILLTVEISWLPWGWHAGNAGLLLLGVILAYGIGEWLGRFPSVIRLVVSGDRMAQKVRLRAEQLFYQQSLHHTRAGTGILILVSLLERHVQVLADRGINERVPSGTWDNLVRGIIDGIHHGRATDAICEAIVRCGAFLAEVAPSRPGDNPNELPDQLREEH from the coding sequence ATGAGAACCGAGCGCATGCTCATGTTTACCGATGCCGATCGTGAACGCATCAAACAGGCGGTCGAGCAGGCGGAGGCAGGCACCTCCGGCGAGATCGTACCGATGGTCGTGGCCGCCTCTGCCCGCTATCGCGAGGCCGGTTTTCGGACCGGGCTGATCCTGGCCTGGCTGACGCTCGCGATTTTGCTGACCGTGGAGATCTCCTGGCTGCCTTGGGGCTGGCACGCGGGCAACGCGGGCTTGCTGTTGCTGGGCGTGATCCTCGCCTATGGGATCGGCGAATGGCTGGGCCGTTTTCCCTCGGTTATCCGCCTGGTCGTGTCGGGAGACCGAATGGCGCAGAAAGTCCGGCTGCGCGCCGAGCAGCTTTTCTATCAGCAGAGTCTGCATCACACCAGGGCGGGCACCGGCATCCTGATTTTGGTCTCGCTGTTGGAACGGCACGTGCAGGTGCTGGCCGACCGCGGGATCAACGAACGGGTGCCCTCCGGCACCTGGGACAACCTCGTGCGGGGGATTATCGACGGCATCCATCACGGGCGTGCCACAGACGCCATCTGCGAGGCCATCGTGCGCTGCGGAGCCTTCCTGGCCGAAGTGGCGCCGTCCCGACCGGGCGACAATCCCAACGAACTGCCGGATCAACTGCGCGAAGAACATTAG
- a CDS encoding GYD domain-containing protein, translated as MPTYVSLVKFTQHGLQSMKDKGVERAEMVKKNAQALGGKLVQAYYCLGEYDVVAIWDFPDNKTAMKAAVLNASLGHIQIKTMPAVNRDDWKKLLQETIGKLK; from the coding sequence ATGCCGACCTACGTCAGTCTCGTGAAGTTCACGCAGCACGGGCTCCAATCCATGAAGGACAAGGGCGTCGAGCGGGCCGAGATGGTCAAGAAAAATGCGCAGGCGCTCGGCGGCAAACTGGTCCAGGCCTATTATTGTCTCGGCGAGTATGACGTGGTCGCCATCTGGGACTTCCCTGACAACAAGACCGCCATGAAGGCGGCGGTGCTTAACGCGTCGCTCGGCCATATCCAGATCAAGACGATGCCGGCGGTCAACCGCGACGACTGGAAGAAGCTCTTGCAGGAAACGATCGGCAAGCTTAAGTAA
- a CDS encoding VanZ family protein has product MLRLAITAASYMGLLTLLAVASPGVGLIGSGITIVPDELRGWSHVPLYGGLAWLVIHSFQVRGWPTAAAVMVGASFSMLFGLGTELAQISAPGREPSSEDLLFDGLGITMAAARLSLRAVTWRAVGPTTSTSRFRPSALYLDRSAR; this is encoded by the coding sequence ATGTTGCGACTGGCGATAACGGCGGCGAGTTATATGGGATTGTTGACGCTGTTGGCCGTCGCCTCGCCCGGCGTCGGGCTGATCGGCTCCGGCATCACGATTGTGCCGGATGAGCTTCGAGGGTGGTCTCATGTCCCGCTGTACGGGGGCCTCGCTTGGTTGGTTATCCATTCCTTTCAAGTCCGTGGTTGGCCCACCGCGGCAGCGGTGATGGTCGGGGCCTCCTTTTCGATGTTGTTCGGGCTGGGGACGGAGCTGGCCCAGATCTCGGCGCCCGGCCGAGAGCCTTCGAGCGAAGATCTCTTGTTCGACGGCCTGGGCATCACCATGGCTGCGGCGCGGTTGTCCCTGAGGGCTGTCACGTGGCGCGCCGTTGGACCGACGACTTCTACTTCACGGTTCAGACCCTCTGCTCTTTATCTTGATAGGAGCGCGCGATGA
- a CDS encoding PilZ domain-containing protein has translation MTSHFFQRTGKRTNLRCAVYYSNERFHASGRTGNLSRTGGCVEGTEPVRPGMRLSVLVIPPDPHDSIWVRGATVRWCRGTRFGVELTDLPLDTTMRLARLVASQVPSLWASFTEA, from the coding sequence ATGACTTCTCATTTTTTCCAGCGCACGGGCAAGCGCACCAACCTCCGCTGCGCGGTGTACTATTCCAACGAGCGATTCCACGCGAGCGGCAGGACGGGCAACCTCTCCCGAACAGGAGGCTGTGTCGAAGGGACCGAGCCGGTCCGGCCCGGCATGAGACTCTCCGTCCTGGTCATCCCGCCTGATCCCCACGATTCGATCTGGGTACGGGGTGCGACGGTTCGATGGTGCAGGGGCACAAGGTTCGGCGTTGAATTGACCGATCTGCCGCTGGATACGACCATGCGTCTCGCTCGTCTGGTGGCCTCCCAAGTCCCGAGTCTCTGGGCCAGCTTCACAGAAGCCTAA
- a CDS encoding PAS domain S-box protein produces MPHPSSVQSPSVLIVDDDVDIALVLHDLLAHVGYQVEVAHTGAEAVAKARSRNFDVVVLDIMLPDMDGLVVLPLLRGIDPTLPVIMVTAVADVSTKHGALSEGAFGYLAKPYDTEELKALVRRAVSVKHLSGEAAAAKQALTASEERFREVVETAPDAIVLADAEGRILSWNAAAESLFGYPAAAVIGQPLTMIMPARYRDDHLRALEHVRVTGELRYKGTAIKMRGLRKDGREFPIELSLSSWTSHDQRFFCGILRDVTAREAAEADLRRQQIEQQALLDLIPAMVWYKDAHNRILRANRRAAESINKTVAEIEGQSTYDLYPDEAEKYHQDDLEVIVSGKPKLGIVELYRTGSGEKRWVQTDKVPYRDADGTVLGVLVFAQDITDRKRSEAALQASEECLRILAESSPGGIALVNREGQIVFANAALAELFGYDERELLGQSVDLLVPERVRAEHAEHRRAFFAHPGERRMGRDRVLMGLRKDGTEFPVEIGLAPLATAEGFQVAASIVRIIPRAGNQSGCGDGSMPP; encoded by the coding sequence ATGCCCCACCCGTCGTCGGTGCAGTCGCCTTCCGTCTTGATCGTTGACGATGATGTCGATATCGCGTTGGTCTTGCACGACCTGCTCGCCCACGTCGGCTATCAGGTGGAGGTGGCGCACACGGGCGCCGAGGCCGTAGCCAAAGCTCGATCCAGGAATTTCGATGTGGTCGTGCTGGATATCATGCTTCCGGATATGGACGGGCTCGTCGTGCTGCCTCTGCTTCGAGGCATCGATCCCACCCTGCCGGTCATCATGGTGACCGCGGTGGCCGACGTCTCGACCAAACACGGAGCGTTGAGCGAAGGGGCTTTCGGGTACTTGGCGAAGCCCTACGACACGGAAGAATTGAAAGCCCTCGTTCGGCGGGCCGTCAGCGTCAAGCATCTCTCCGGTGAGGCCGCCGCGGCGAAACAGGCGCTCACGGCCAGCGAGGAGCGGTTTCGAGAGGTCGTGGAGACCGCGCCTGACGCCATTGTCTTGGCCGATGCGGAGGGCCGGATTCTGTCCTGGAACGCCGCGGCCGAGTCGCTCTTCGGCTATCCGGCAGCCGCCGTCATCGGCCAACCGCTCACCATGATCATGCCGGCGCGCTATCGTGACGATCATCTGCGTGCCTTGGAGCATGTTCGGGTGACCGGCGAGCTGCGGTACAAGGGGACGGCGATCAAGATGCGTGGGCTGCGGAAGGACGGCCGGGAATTTCCCATTGAACTCTCATTGAGCAGTTGGACGTCTCACGACCAGCGCTTTTTCTGCGGCATTCTTCGGGATGTGACCGCCCGTGAGGCGGCGGAGGCAGATCTCCGCCGCCAACAAATTGAGCAGCAGGCGCTTTTGGATTTGATCCCCGCGATGGTCTGGTACAAGGACGCGCATAACCGGATTCTGCGGGCCAACCGCCGCGCGGCCGAATCCATCAACAAAACGGTGGCCGAGATCGAAGGCCAATCCACCTACGACCTCTACCCGGACGAAGCGGAGAAGTATCACCAGGATGATCTGGAGGTGATCGTTTCGGGCAAACCGAAGCTCGGGATCGTTGAGTTATACCGAACGGGATCGGGGGAAAAGCGCTGGGTGCAGACCGACAAGGTCCCCTATCGCGATGCCGACGGAACGGTGCTCGGTGTCCTGGTCTTTGCCCAGGACATTACGGATCGGAAACGGTCGGAAGCGGCCCTGCAAGCCAGCGAGGAATGCCTCAGAATTCTTGCGGAGTCTTCGCCGGGCGGGATCGCGCTGGTCAATCGGGAGGGACAGATCGTGTTCGCCAACGCCGCTCTGGCCGAGCTGTTCGGCTACGACGAGCGGGAACTGCTCGGCCAGTCCGTCGACCTGCTCGTTCCCGAGCGGGTCCGAGCCGAGCACGCCGAGCACCGGCGGGCGTTTTTCGCCCATCCCGGCGAGCGTCGGATGGGCCGCGACCGTGTGCTGATGGGATTGCGAAAAGATGGCACCGAGTTTCCCGTCGAGATCGGCTTAGCTCCCTTGGCCACGGCCGAGGGATTCCAGGTTGCCGCCTCAATCGTCCGCATCATTCCGCGGGCCGGAAACCAGAGTGGATGTGGGGACGGCTCCATGCCGCCGTGA
- a CDS encoding pyridoxamine 5'-phosphate oxidase family protein yields MPSSLPIEQIQSEWRNLAQQIRTAVLLTLRQGRPFGSHAPYIFGDDWTRAYLHLSDLALHSRHLRDDPRVGLFLSEPDQPGKNPLA; encoded by the coding sequence ATGCCTTCCTCCTTACCGATCGAACAGATCCAGAGCGAATGGAGGAACCTGGCGCAACAGATCCGGACCGCCGTGTTGTTGACGCTGCGTCAAGGCAGGCCCTTTGGTTCGCACGCGCCGTACATCTTCGGCGACGACTGGACCAGAGCCTATCTTCACCTGAGCGACCTGGCGCTGCACAGCCGCCATCTGCGCGACGATCCCCGTGTGGGGCTCTTTCTGTCGGAGCCGGATCAGCCGGGGAAAAATCCTCTGGCGTAG
- a CDS encoding DNA topoisomerase IV subunit A, with product MAPTKQKKNEVVEKKLVGLADVVIAAADRSKDPTFAIPIRALSNVSFNERKGLIEMGHKKQARSFFNVGMAKKFMQTMLVADALSELQRADLTTSLREIYYRTKHTIKNSHENTFDTQDESDPIIEDLEVSLTALREELHVRAENGGSVVGPLVLGDDGDRVDCAKLGKGGYSVPSIVEPEYLEIRRCTADFVLLVEKGTQWNRLSEDKFWRRYNCVLLTGNGQPPRGVRRLARRLHEEHRLPVYVLVDNDPWGYYIYSVIKQGSINLAFESQRMAIPKAKFIGLSSADPERYELPRNVGIKLNDKDTTRARELMNYPWFQKPAWQQEIKRMLTSGLKYELDALANKDFQYLTKKYLPRKLKEKDWLD from the coding sequence ATGGCACCAACGAAGCAAAAGAAGAACGAAGTGGTGGAGAAGAAACTTGTCGGCCTGGCCGATGTGGTCATCGCCGCCGCGGATCGGTCCAAGGACCCGACGTTTGCGATTCCGATCCGCGCGCTTTCGAACGTCTCGTTCAACGAACGGAAGGGCTTGATCGAGATGGGCCACAAGAAACAGGCTCGCTCGTTTTTCAACGTCGGCATGGCCAAGAAGTTCATGCAGACCATGCTGGTGGCCGACGCGCTGTCCGAGCTCCAACGGGCGGACCTGACAACCTCGCTCAGAGAGATCTATTATCGGACCAAGCACACGATCAAGAACTCGCACGAGAACACGTTCGACACCCAGGATGAATCGGACCCGATCATCGAGGACCTGGAAGTGTCGCTTACGGCCCTGCGCGAAGAGCTGCACGTGCGCGCGGAGAACGGCGGCAGCGTCGTCGGACCGCTGGTGCTGGGGGACGACGGAGACCGGGTGGATTGCGCGAAGCTCGGGAAGGGCGGCTATTCCGTGCCCTCGATCGTCGAGCCGGAGTATTTGGAGATCCGGCGTTGCACCGCCGACTTCGTGCTGCTGGTCGAAAAGGGCACCCAATGGAACCGGCTCTCGGAGGACAAGTTTTGGCGGCGGTATAACTGCGTGCTGCTGACCGGCAACGGGCAGCCCCCGCGCGGCGTCCGCCGGTTGGCCCGGCGGCTCCACGAAGAGCACCGGCTGCCAGTCTATGTGCTCGTGGATAACGATCCTTGGGGTTACTATATCTACTCGGTGATCAAACAGGGTTCGATCAATCTGGCCTTCGAAAGCCAGCGCATGGCGATCCCGAAGGCCAAGTTCATCGGCCTCTCCAGCGCCGATCCGGAACGGTATGAGCTGCCGCGGAATGTCGGCATCAAGCTCAACGACAAGGACACGACCAGGGCGCGCGAACTGATGAACTACCCCTGGTTCCAGAAACCGGCCTGGCAACAGGAAATCAAGCGGATGCTTACGAGCGGGCTCAAATACGAGCTGGATGCGCTGGCCAACAAGGACTTTCAATACCTGACGAAGAAATATCTTCCCAGAAAGCTCAAGGAGAAGGATTGGCTAGATTAG
- a CDS encoding TIGR03546 family protein, protein MLKTIAKFLKILNSDAAPGQISLGFAFAMVAGFTPLMSLHNLIVLFLVLVLRVNLASFLLGLALFSTLAFALDPLFHRLGLALLTAPALEALWTTLYNSTLWRLERFNNSIVMGSLTVSLALFAPVVVMGNLLVRQYRDHVMQWVLRSRLMQAFQASKLYGYYQSVSGWGG, encoded by the coding sequence ATGCTCAAGACAATTGCGAAGTTCCTCAAGATTCTTAACTCCGATGCAGCGCCGGGCCAGATCAGCCTGGGGTTTGCCTTTGCCATGGTTGCGGGCTTCACGCCCCTGATGAGCCTGCATAATCTGATCGTGTTGTTTCTTGTGCTCGTGCTCCGGGTGAACCTGGCATCCTTCCTGTTGGGTCTGGCCCTATTTTCGACGCTGGCCTTTGCCCTTGATCCGCTCTTCCATCGCCTGGGACTTGCTCTCCTCACGGCGCCGGCGCTCGAAGCTCTCTGGACCACGCTCTATAACTCGACCCTCTGGCGGCTGGAACGGTTCAACAATTCCATCGTGATGGGGAGCCTCACGGTTTCGCTGGCCTTGTTCGCACCGGTTGTCGTGATGGGGAATCTGCTCGTGCGGCAATATCGCGATCATGTGATGCAATGGGTCCTGAGATCCCGTCTCATGCAGGCCTTTCAGGCCAGCAAGCTCTACGGCTATTACCAATCCGTGTCCGGCTGGGGGGGCTGA